The region GGCCGCCTACAAGTCCCTGCAACACTACGGCATCAATCACCGGGACGACGCGATCGAGGCCGTGGGCGAGGCATTGCTCGAAGTGCTCAGTATGGCCGAGCAGCGCGACTTCCGCCGCACCCAGCGTCTGGATGCCGTCTTCGCCCGCGCGCGCATTGCGGCCCATTCCTGGATTCCCAAGGCCCCCGACCCCGTTTTTGCCAGCATGCTCGCCGGCGTCTCCGATGCGATCAACGCTACCTGGTTGTTGAAAACAGGCTCGAAGCTCAGCGGCCTGAACATGGCACTGGGCGCCATCAACCGGATCGAGGACGCGGCAAAGGCCGCAGACCCCTCGCTGGATGCGCGTGGTTTTTATGCGATGTATCTCTACATGCGCGGGCGTTACGGATCGCGCTACATCCCCTTCGTGAAAGACACCCGCAATGTGGGCCGGATCGGCGTCGAGAAGTGCGTGAAGGAAGCTCCCACGATGGGACCCCTTTGCCATCTGTTCCTGCTCTACGTTGCAAAGTGGGAACGGCGCTGGGACGATCTCGACAAGCTGGGCGACAAGTTCCGGGAGAAATATCCGGCTTCCATGTTCGCCGCGCTCATTCAGGCCGAAGGGCTGCTTGCCGCGCAGAAGCCGGAAAAGGCGCTCTCGGTCCTTGTGGACGTGGCGCGCTTCGACCCCAACTTCCCGCTCCATCACCTGTGGATGGGCCGCGTCTACTGGGAGGGACTTGTGCAGCCGCTTCCCGCCGAGGAATTCGTGAACCTCGCCCTCAAGGAAGGTCTCAACCAGAAAACACGGATCTCCGAGGCGCACACCGTGCTGGCAGAGATCGCAATGACGCAGGGCTATTTCGCGGAGGCCAAAATCCGCATCGACTGGGCGCTGGAATTCGATTCCGACAACAAACGCGCCGAAATCGATGAAGAGAAACTCGACGATCTGATGAAGAAGGCGCAGCCCTAGCGCTTCTTTTCCCGATATTCCCGAACGAATTCTTCACTGGCAAAGAGCGCGCAGTCGCAGTAGCCCTGCCGCGCGATGTCTTCGCCGTGGGGCGTGCATGGACACACCCACCTGCGACCGCAGGCCAGGACTTCTTCTTCGCTCTGACAGGGACAGTAGGCTAGGCCGTGTTTCTCCTTGTTCTTTGCCAGTCCCTTGAGGATGTTTCGGACGCGAACCTCATCGGGATAGAAAACGTAGGGCCCGCGCGCGACGTAGGCCTCGGCCATGCGGGTCACCTGCGCGAGCGCCTGCTCGCGCGGCCTGCGCCGAAGCCCCGGGTTGTCGCTGGCTGCCATGGCCTCACTCTAGCGCGCCCTCACCCCGGGCGAT is a window of Chrysiogenia bacterium DNA encoding:
- a CDS encoding ferredoxin:thioredoxin reductase — protein: MAASDNPGLRRRPREQALAQVTRMAEAYVARGPYVFYPDEVRVRNILKGLAKNKEKHGLAYCPCQSEEEVLACGRRWVCPCTPHGEDIARQGYCDCALFASEEFVREYREKKR